Proteins encoded by one window of Dehalococcoidia bacterium:
- a CDS encoding DinB family protein — translation MGVGTISNAVYDRIGGVLERALTGLTLEQLITQPAGPESNPIGWVAWHLARTQDHNYSILLNKPSLWVEKKWHEQFNLPENTGTGNGDSLEKVRAFDPINSDTLLSYFKAARERSREFLDNLTEEDLDSPSPESMRERDQILKVTIARVTGDLMQHIGQIAYIRGLVDEHGWYGA, via the coding sequence ATGGGTGTAGGAACAATATCAAACGCAGTATACGACCGTATAGGTGGCGTATTGGAGCGTGCATTAACCGGGCTTACCTTAGAGCAATTGATTACTCAGCCTGCTGGACCTGAAAGCAATCCAATAGGATGGGTTGCTTGGCATCTCGCACGTACACAGGATCATAATTATTCCATACTTTTAAATAAACCTTCACTATGGGTAGAAAAAAAATGGCATGAACAATTCAATTTGCCTGAAAATACAGGTACTGGAAATGGTGATTCCTTAGAAAAAGTACGTGCTTTTGACCCTATAAATTCAGACACGCTTCTTTCCTATTTTAAAGCTGCGCGTGAAAGATCCAGGGAATTTTTAGACAATTTAACAGAGGAAGATCTTGATAGTCCTAGCCCTGAGTCAATGAGGGAGCGTGATCAAATATTAAAGGTTACTATTGCCAGAGTAACAGGCGATTTAATGCAACACATTGGTCAGATAGCGTATATCCGTGGTCTGGTTGACGAACATGGATGGTACGGCGCCTAA
- a CDS encoding enoyl-CoA hydratase-related protein, translating into MTNNFIDINRSDGVTVITLSDPQTRNALSPEMALELYDAFEIFESSSDEKVLILTGLDPSFCSGANIKKFDQAIDNLSTDSTNSLPWGGMEARLGHHQIDRKHAGFGSVSNVPLRINEIQKPTIAAVNGHAVGVGLGIALSCDIRIASENAQFAEAFVRMGLVPGDGSCWQLPHLIGLSNTYYMQYTGDRLDAHEAYRMNLVSKVHPHDELMASVVEFAKRLAEGATYSMSLTKYLVQQSFQMSLADSLSLAQTAQELARRSDDHKEAVKAFLEKRKPIFRGK; encoded by the coding sequence ATGACTAATAATTTTATAGATATAAATCGCTCAGATGGTGTTACGGTAATTACATTAAGTGACCCTCAGACGCGTAATGCGCTTAGTCCTGAAATGGCATTAGAGCTTTATGATGCCTTTGAAATTTTTGAATCTAGTTCGGATGAGAAAGTCTTAATATTGACTGGATTAGACCCCTCTTTTTGCTCTGGGGCTAATATAAAAAAATTCGATCAGGCTATAGATAATTTAAGCACGGATAGCACGAATTCTTTACCCTGGGGGGGAATGGAAGCTCGCTTAGGGCACCATCAAATCGATCGTAAGCATGCAGGGTTTGGCTCTGTTTCAAACGTGCCTTTAAGAATTAATGAAATACAAAAACCTACAATAGCAGCAGTTAACGGCCATGCGGTTGGAGTTGGGCTGGGAATTGCATTGTCATGCGATATAAGGATTGCTTCTGAGAACGCTCAGTTTGCTGAAGCTTTTGTGAGAATGGGCCTTGTTCCAGGAGATGGATCCTGCTGGCAATTACCGCATTTAATTGGCCTGAGCAATACTTACTATATGCAATATACTGGAGACCGGCTTGATGCACATGAGGCTTACCGTATGAACTTAGTTAGTAAAGTCCACCCTCATGATGAATTGATGGCATCGGTAGTTGAATTTGCTAAGAGGCTTGCTGAAGGTGCCACTTACTCTATGTCGCTGACTAAATATCTGGTGCAGCAGTCATTTCAAATGTCGCTTGCAGATAGTTTGTCATTGGCACAAACTGCTCAAGAACTTGCTAGACGATCAGATGACCATAAAGAAGCTGTTAAAGCTTTCTTAGAAAAACGTAAACCGATATTTAGAGGTAAATAA
- a CDS encoding LLM class flavin-dependent oxidoreductase yields the protein MKIGIGLPFKMPTDSWDYISTVARKADEGPFSSFSALDRLAYDNFEAMIELAAVAAITKRIRLVTAILLAPVRNAGVLAKEAATIDAISNGRLTLGLAVGGREDDAIVAPVEFHDRGKRFEEQLVFMRRIWAGEIIEGAQRPVGPAPVQKGGPEILIGGTHPRAMARVGKFANGYVMGGRALEEEWAKDVIDQVKKSWADADRSGEPRIIVTLPCALGEGAEDAVANALGDYYGGAGTAGATRQGRAQPTSKSIIRDAISMHESLGTDEIILRPVTANPEQIDRLADAIS from the coding sequence ATGAAAATTGGAATAGGGCTACCATTTAAAATGCCTACAGATAGTTGGGATTATATTTCTACTGTTGCCCGAAAAGCTGATGAAGGGCCCTTCTCCTCTTTTTCTGCTCTTGATCGCTTGGCATACGATAATTTTGAAGCAATGATTGAGCTTGCCGCTGTGGCTGCAATTACAAAAAGAATTCGATTAGTTACTGCGATACTACTTGCTCCGGTCCGAAATGCAGGAGTTCTTGCTAAAGAAGCCGCAACCATCGATGCAATTTCTAATGGACGACTGACTTTAGGCCTTGCTGTAGGTGGCCGAGAAGATGACGCTATCGTTGCTCCTGTTGAATTCCACGATAGAGGGAAAAGATTTGAAGAGCAATTGGTTTTTATGCGTCGTATTTGGGCTGGTGAAATCATAGAAGGTGCGCAGCGACCTGTTGGGCCTGCTCCTGTCCAAAAAGGAGGGCCCGAAATACTTATTGGTGGTACACATCCGCGTGCAATGGCGCGTGTAGGTAAATTTGCAAATGGCTATGTAATGGGAGGTCGAGCACTTGAAGAGGAATGGGCGAAAGATGTTATCGACCAAGTAAAGAAATCATGGGCTGATGCAGATAGATCAGGAGAACCTAGAATCATAGTTACATTGCCTTGCGCGTTAGGCGAAGGAGCAGAAGATGCGGTAGCCAATGCACTAGGCGATTATTATGGAGGGGCTGGTACAGCTGGGGCGACTCGCCAAGGGCGAGCGCAACCTACCTCCAAATCAATAATTAGAGATGCAATTTCGATGCATGAAAGCCTTGGTACAGATGAGATAATTCTGAGGCCTGTCACTGCTAACCCTGAGCAAATTGATAGACTTGCTGACGCTATTTCTTAG
- a CDS encoding MFS transporter has product MDFGANAAGAGLTVFAPMLGGVFATLPTGYLIDRIGRRKMLIAGPLITAVSAFLSFIATSYLELLLYLSIGGIAQQIWQMSRLAAIADSGAPQSRGRMITGMAGVNRTGIMVGPILGGIIGEFYGLRTPFLMFGIASLLATVPSYLLIKETAPTVLARRRGEDISSSATSWSKLLTRSVIVLFAAQFLANVGRGGVQGQSGIYVIFAAYAYGLGSVELGGLITAMGFVSIPVTLTAGQIMDRFGRKRTIVPASATLGIGLFFMAIVAAYEQPLALFIGAFVFINLAVSFMAGSMQTLGSDIAPAEARGKFFGVNRLIAEAGSMSNPGVFIIATATIAGGVGFGSAFLIMAVCALSSSSLVGFLLRETLTKVKK; this is encoded by the coding sequence CTGGATTTCGGAGCTAATGCAGCTGGAGCAGGCTTAACTGTTTTTGCGCCTATGCTTGGTGGCGTATTTGCTACGTTGCCAACTGGTTATCTGATAGATCGAATAGGTCGTAGGAAAATGTTGATTGCAGGGCCGTTAATTACTGCCGTGTCTGCATTTTTATCATTTATAGCGACATCTTACCTTGAGCTTCTTTTATACCTTTCAATAGGCGGAATTGCGCAACAAATTTGGCAAATGAGTCGATTAGCTGCTATTGCGGACTCCGGTGCTCCGCAGAGCCGTGGTCGAATGATTACTGGGATGGCGGGAGTTAATCGTACTGGAATCATGGTTGGCCCAATTCTTGGCGGGATTATTGGTGAGTTCTACGGATTACGAACTCCTTTCTTAATGTTTGGAATTGCGTCATTACTTGCTACTGTACCTTCCTATCTTCTTATCAAGGAAACTGCGCCTACAGTATTAGCTCGAAGGCGAGGCGAGGATATATCGAGCAGTGCTACCTCATGGAGTAAATTACTTACTCGATCAGTAATCGTTCTTTTTGCGGCGCAATTTTTGGCTAACGTAGGTCGTGGAGGCGTTCAGGGGCAATCGGGTATATACGTAATATTTGCAGCTTACGCATATGGCTTAGGTTCAGTCGAGCTTGGAGGGTTGATTACGGCAATGGGGTTTGTGAGCATTCCTGTGACCCTCACTGCAGGCCAGATAATGGATAGGTTTGGGCGTAAAAGGACGATAGTCCCTGCTAGCGCGACTCTCGGCATAGGCCTTTTTTTCATGGCCATTGTCGCTGCGTATGAGCAACCGCTCGCATTGTTTATTGGTGCATTTGTTTTTATTAATTTAGCTGTTTCATTCATGGCTGGATCGATGCAAACGCTTGGCTCGGACATTGCCCCTGCAGAAGCACGTGGTAAATTTTTTGGAGTCAACAGGCTCATCGCAGAAGCAGGATCCATGAGCAACCCGGGTGTATTTATTATAGCTACTGCAACGATTGCTGGGGGCGTTGGATTTGGATCTGCTTTTCTGATAATGGCAGTTTGCGCATTGAGTTCCTCTTCACTTGTAGGGTTTCTTTTACGCGAAACACTTACTAAAGTGAAGAAGTAG
- a CDS encoding substrate-binding domain-containing protein: protein MLGKLLKEHHISRSSLAYKLNVTLQTVHNWCSGRIVIPSQKIAGVCDALESFGVPKEQLTNLTLDHLHLQGLPSDRIIKNPNDTVPTIMLITWDLMNPSLFGPIAKVARSTLEGLGYRCLILDCSAEHRIRRFYINEAIRTGISGLLFCGVPGEVPDPDSDLLDSLEPAISAQIPCVLLKPWTGPINLPPGVASIGWDSIAAVQLALKILVDEGHSKIRALLAGTGAGFGGRFRGIDQAWKNLNLEFDEEESIIWSPSGQDTTEVKDILTQCSAIFTTPSHLQLLARACFESSTRWPRDLSVTSLGNRDFIPQLDRNPFTFVNLPIGRVSRGAAQLLTSMIQGERFQTGQEYIIYGASTMVVENLIGGSIAEPHKRLATSSL, encoded by the coding sequence ATGCTAGGCAAATTGCTAAAAGAACACCATATATCGCGATCCAGTTTGGCGTACAAGCTGAATGTAACACTGCAGACTGTTCATAACTGGTGCAGTGGAAGAATAGTAATACCAAGTCAAAAAATAGCCGGAGTATGTGACGCTTTAGAGAGTTTCGGGGTCCCTAAAGAGCAGCTCACCAACTTAACTTTAGATCATCTTCATTTACAAGGACTTCCATCTGATCGGATTATAAAGAATCCTAATGACACAGTTCCTACAATCATGCTAATTACGTGGGATCTCATGAACCCTAGCCTATTTGGACCAATTGCAAAGGTCGCAAGATCGACTCTCGAAGGGTTAGGTTACCGGTGTTTAATATTAGACTGCAGCGCAGAACATAGAATACGAAGATTTTATATTAACGAAGCAATTCGAACTGGCATATCCGGACTGCTTTTCTGCGGTGTTCCAGGCGAAGTACCTGACCCTGACAGTGATTTATTGGATTCTCTTGAGCCAGCTATTTCAGCGCAGATACCGTGCGTCCTGCTCAAGCCCTGGACAGGGCCTATTAATCTACCTCCAGGAGTCGCCAGTATCGGCTGGGATTCGATAGCTGCGGTCCAATTGGCTCTAAAGATATTGGTCGATGAGGGACATTCCAAGATTCGTGCGCTACTTGCAGGGACAGGAGCAGGATTTGGGGGTCGATTTCGAGGAATCGATCAAGCATGGAAAAATTTGAACCTGGAATTTGATGAAGAGGAATCTATCATTTGGTCTCCATCAGGACAGGACACGACAGAGGTAAAAGATATTTTGACTCAATGCAGTGCAATTTTTACGACTCCGTCCCACCTACAGCTTTTAGCAAGAGCGTGCTTTGAAAGCAGCACTCGTTGGCCTAGGGACTTAAGCGTCACTTCACTAGGCAACAGAGATTTTATTCCTCAGCTAGATAGAAATCCTTTTACGTTTGTAAATCTTCCAATTGGTCGCGTAAGTAGAGGAGCCGCGCAATTGCTTACTAGCATGATTCAGGGTGAGCGTTTTCAAACAGGGCAGGAATATATTATTTACGGGGCTAGCACAATGGTTGTAGAAAACCTGATAGGAGGGTCTATTGCGGAGCCTCATAAGAGATTGGCTACTTCTTCACTTTAG
- a CDS encoding tripartite tricarboxylate transporter permease produces MLADFWAGLSYLGTWGYWAGFMAAVFITVPIALIPGISATLVMAITIPFIVISVQDPVIGLAMLATLTGIDNTLDSIPSILLGMPGGATQVTFLEGNQLAQRGEAAHTLGAVYAVSAIGGVVGAVSLAFIIPVISPFVLAFGFAEIAAMAMFGVAMVAALSGGAMIKGIFAAVLGMLVSVVGPGKVSLDLRFMYDQQWLFDGLPLIATTIGVFALPEIIDLTMTRKPLAPKDAKISYNEIFRGARYGFSRWPMAIRQSLFGVFLGAVPGIGSGVVDWMSYAFGIFWTKDKSQFGRGNLDGVLFAESAQNAKEGGQAIPTLALGIPGGRAWAFVIVAMLAYGIAPGQRMLEDHADITIMIVLSLGLGNLFVTMLGLGFTRQMARLTLIPYPVLGFLIIPISLLAAFQDTRDVSAIGIVLVGATLGMLMKKYRWPRPPLLIGFILGPIIESNITNSVGRYDWVGTFTRPLFIVLVVLAITIAAVFTRYMNMGAPADPAANAGGLAGRLQSLRWKFHPDQVFSGVMVLLMAYAVYESSSFSFMGKWFPMGLSILGLALSSMQFLREGFGAKTGAIMDIGIRSEGVAGARSAGIIFLVLLSTMLIIAGLFQDGLKWGALFIATIGPPAMMWNRPPQWNIVSIVNSNRTGVIGGSIAGVLILTLNMLFFDYLLAVFWPKAFILDWFGLKSIMELFGG; encoded by the coding sequence ATGCTTGCTGATTTCTGGGCGGGATTATCTTATTTAGGTACTTGGGGATACTGGGCTGGTTTCATGGCGGCTGTATTTATTACAGTGCCTATAGCACTTATACCTGGTATTTCAGCTACTTTGGTGATGGCAATTACCATCCCCTTCATTGTTATTTCAGTTCAAGACCCAGTAATTGGTCTAGCAATGCTGGCTACACTTACAGGTATTGATAATACCCTTGATTCAATTCCTTCAATCTTACTGGGAATGCCCGGAGGTGCTACTCAGGTAACCTTTTTAGAAGGTAACCAATTAGCACAAAGAGGTGAGGCTGCTCACACTTTGGGTGCAGTATATGCAGTTTCTGCGATTGGTGGTGTTGTAGGTGCAGTTTCTCTAGCATTCATTATTCCTGTCATATCGCCTTTCGTATTGGCCTTTGGTTTTGCGGAAATTGCTGCAATGGCAATGTTTGGTGTCGCAATGGTTGCAGCGCTTAGTGGCGGTGCGATGATTAAAGGTATTTTTGCAGCTGTGCTGGGCATGTTAGTCAGTGTTGTTGGTCCGGGGAAAGTAAGCTTGGATCTGCGATTTATGTATGATCAACAATGGCTTTTCGATGGACTGCCGCTTATTGCTACGACAATTGGTGTTTTCGCTCTTCCTGAAATCATAGATTTAACAATGACGAGGAAGCCTCTAGCTCCCAAAGATGCAAAGATCAGTTACAACGAGATTTTCAGAGGGGCTAGGTACGGTTTCAGCCGCTGGCCCATGGCGATTCGCCAGTCGTTGTTCGGAGTTTTCCTTGGTGCGGTCCCTGGCATAGGGAGCGGTGTGGTTGACTGGATGTCATACGCTTTCGGTATATTTTGGACCAAAGATAAAAGTCAATTTGGTAGAGGAAACCTTGACGGTGTACTTTTTGCGGAATCTGCCCAGAATGCTAAGGAAGGAGGGCAGGCTATACCTACCCTCGCTCTAGGTATTCCGGGTGGACGCGCTTGGGCCTTCGTCATAGTCGCTATGCTTGCCTATGGGATAGCCCCGGGGCAGAGAATGCTTGAAGACCATGCTGATATTACGATAATGATCGTTCTTAGCCTTGGATTAGGTAACTTGTTTGTAACTATGCTTGGCTTAGGTTTCACTCGACAAATGGCCAGGCTGACATTGATTCCTTACCCAGTACTCGGGTTCCTGATTATCCCGATTTCATTGTTGGCCGCGTTCCAGGACACTAGGGATGTAAGCGCGATTGGTATAGTGCTTGTAGGTGCCACTTTGGGCATGCTTATGAAGAAATACCGATGGCCGCGACCGCCTTTACTGATTGGATTCATACTTGGCCCGATAATTGAGTCAAATATCACAAATTCAGTTGGCCGTTATGACTGGGTAGGCACTTTCACTCGACCGTTGTTTATTGTTTTAGTTGTACTCGCCATTACTATAGCGGCAGTGTTTACAAGATATATGAATATGGGCGCACCTGCTGACCCTGCAGCAAATGCAGGCGGCCTTGCGGGTAGATTGCAATCACTACGATGGAAATTTCACCCTGATCAAGTTTTCTCAGGTGTAATGGTTCTATTGATGGCGTATGCGGTCTATGAATCTTCATCCTTCTCGTTCATGGGTAAATGGTTCCCGATGGGATTGTCAATTCTTGGCCTCGCCTTGTCTTCAATGCAGTTCTTGCGTGAAGGGTTTGGTGCAAAAACTGGAGCCATCATGGATATAGGAATACGAAGCGAAGGAGTTGCTGGAGCTCGCTCTGCAGGAATTATTTTCCTCGTATTACTATCGACGATGTTGATCATTGCAGGACTTTTCCAAGACGGCTTGAAATGGGGAGCTTTATTCATCGCTACAATTGGCCCGCCCGCAATGATGTGGAACCGCCCACCGCAATGGAACATTGTGTCCATAGTTAATTCAAATCGCACAGGCGTGATCGGTGGTTCAATAGCAGGAGTTTTGATACTTACGCTGAATATGCTCTTCTTTGACTACCTGCTTGCCGTTTTCTGGCCAAAGGCATTTATACTGGATTGGTTTGGACTAAAGAGTATCATGGAGCTCTTCGGTGGCTAG
- a CDS encoding DUF3592 domain-containing protein has protein sequence MKRLLVEGFQVRPTHAIIALTVAVCFMLLGTLLLNNVGNLAERTESSMATYEDGKLTFEAKDGRNVVVAREDPCKRRGPRPANKCLLFFENGDDVVVTYDSENPSRTWLGPTPGGLTAVTILWSGIALAIFAALWLVFTSRWYRRLTSSSIAQRFLDDNGTD, from the coding sequence ATGAAAAGACTGCTGGTTGAAGGTTTTCAAGTCCGACCTACACATGCAATTATTGCACTTACAGTAGCGGTTTGCTTCATGCTTCTAGGTACCTTACTTTTAAATAATGTTGGGAATCTTGCAGAGCGGACTGAATCCTCAATGGCTACTTATGAGGATGGCAAACTTACATTTGAGGCTAAAGACGGAAGAAATGTTGTAGTTGCCAGAGAAGACCCGTGCAAACGTAGAGGCCCACGCCCTGCTAATAAATGCTTGTTGTTCTTTGAAAACGGCGATGATGTCGTTGTTACATACGATTCCGAAAACCCTTCGCGAACATGGCTTGGGCCTACACCTGGAGGCTTGACAGCCGTTACGATCTTATGGAGTGGTATTGCACTAGCAATATTCGCAGCGCTCTGGCTGGTATTTACATCCAGATGGTACCGCCGCCTTACGAGTTCATCTATTGCCCAGCGCTTTTTGGATGACAACGGAACTGACTAA
- a CDS encoding ethanolamine ammonia-lyase reactivating factor EutA: MHDEPWAHLHDPDEERLAKLNVELNNPDHDYYHYETIELKTVGIDIGSSTSHLMFSNITLQRIQEMHSSRYVVVDRQTLYKSDILLTPYTSDNLINTDELESFVSSAYREAEVTPSDIDSGAIILTGEAIKRRNAHSIADLFADSAGKFVCASAGHNLESILAANGSGAVKLSRNPRQIVLNVDIGGGTTKFALVEAGRIKQTAAINVGGRLIATDDQGKIIRIEDAARLAAESISLDLKLGESLSESNRKAIANTLASCLIELIHGNQRSPLTEALLLTPDLPQDIFFDSIVFSGGVSEYIYELETNDFGDLAVPLAEHLRGKIATSEIVKPVASATERIRATVIGASQFTVQLSGNTLSISDPNLLPFRNIPVLISKLSEDYVVEPEEVVELVQSAFSRQDLIEGDQQVALAFDWDGLPRYSQLRKIADGIVQSLPNTIASGSPLMLIFTGDFAKIIGDTISKDIGLRNPVISIDNLYLQEFDYIDVGEMIYPARVVPVVVKSLLFPEIENQTSEIIN; encoded by the coding sequence ATGCACGATGAACCATGGGCTCATCTTCACGATCCTGATGAAGAGCGACTAGCAAAATTAAATGTTGAATTAAACAACCCGGATCACGACTACTACCACTATGAGACTATTGAGCTAAAAACTGTAGGTATCGATATTGGCTCGTCTACGTCTCACCTAATGTTTTCTAATATTACCCTCCAGCGCATACAGGAAATGCACTCCAGTAGATACGTTGTTGTGGATCGGCAGACTCTATACAAGTCGGACATTCTGCTAACTCCGTATACGTCTGATAATTTAATAAATACTGACGAATTAGAATCATTTGTAAGCTCTGCTTATAGAGAAGCAGAAGTAACACCCTCTGACATTGATAGTGGTGCAATTATTTTGACAGGAGAAGCAATAAAGCGCAGGAACGCACATTCTATAGCAGATTTATTTGCCGACTCTGCTGGTAAATTTGTCTGTGCATCTGCAGGGCATAATCTCGAGTCAATCCTTGCAGCGAACGGCTCGGGTGCAGTGAAATTATCTCGAAACCCTCGACAAATTGTATTAAATGTTGATATTGGCGGAGGCACCACCAAGTTTGCTTTAGTAGAGGCTGGAAGGATTAAGCAAACTGCCGCAATAAATGTGGGTGGAAGGCTTATAGCTACTGATGATCAAGGGAAAATCATCAGGATAGAAGATGCAGCAAGGTTAGCTGCAGAATCAATTTCACTCGATCTTAAACTTGGGGAGTCATTATCTGAAAGTAATCGTAAAGCAATAGCTAATACTCTCGCCTCATGCCTGATTGAACTAATTCATGGTAATCAACGATCACCTTTAACAGAAGCATTATTACTCACTCCGGATCTTCCTCAGGATATATTCTTCGACTCCATTGTTTTCTCTGGCGGAGTTTCAGAGTATATATATGAGCTTGAAACAAACGATTTCGGAGATCTTGCAGTTCCATTGGCAGAGCATTTGCGCGGGAAGATTGCAACTTCGGAGATCGTAAAGCCTGTAGCAAGCGCTACAGAACGCATACGTGCAACAGTAATTGGAGCTTCTCAATTTACTGTACAACTCAGCGGGAACACCTTATCTATTTCTGATCCAAACCTTCTGCCTTTCCGGAATATTCCAGTGCTGATATCAAAGTTAAGTGAAGATTATGTCGTTGAACCGGAAGAAGTAGTTGAGTTAGTACAAAGTGCATTCAGTCGACAAGATCTTATTGAAGGCGATCAGCAAGTAGCCTTAGCATTCGATTGGGACGGGCTTCCCAGATACAGCCAGTTACGGAAAATAGCTGATGGAATAGTTCAATCCCTTCCCAATACCATCGCTAGTGGATCCCCATTAATGCTTATATTTACGGGAGATTTTGCCAAAATCATTGGAGACACCATTTCAAAAGATATAGGTTTACGGAACCCTGTGATATCCATTGATAATTTGTATTTACAAGAATTTGATTACATTGATGTAGGCGAAATGATTTACCCGGCAAGAGTTGTTCCCGTAGTAGTCAAATCGTTGCTGTTTCCTGAAATTGAAAATCAAACTTCTGAGATAATCAATTAG
- the ggt gene encoding gamma-glutamyltransferase: protein MNGVYKSHSPVLTTKGLVGSASPLAGSIGAQVMREGGNAFDAAVAVAAAEAVTLPMMCGLGGEVFALLYHAKSNKIYGISGSGRAPLGATREYFVDLGYVKMPPDGPLTPAVPGEVHAWQTILDKFGTKSLSDLLQPAIDLAENGFPLPVRSASYFVKPFYDKLAKYPSTKKIFIKGDGSPYELGDVLIQRNLADSLRRIAEGGPDEFYKGALAKELAKAIIESGGLIDESDLANQETMLYENPPSIEFHGHTVYATDLPSQGVLTLEILSILDGFDLAKMGHNTPESIHTMIEAKRLAFADRLAYVGDPEFVKVPMEELLSKEYAASRRDRIDPQSMAEIVPAGELLNSASPNPSTSYFNVIDSEGNALSFIHSLSQYFGSGFVAGDTGILLNDRAGRGFYLDEGHVNVIAPGKKTINTIHTYMVFKDDKPVLVGGTPGGDNQPQWNAQTISNVIDHGMDVQEAADAPRWAHFPGTDPRTIDEEMVLRMEEGFSSSIRSEIEEKGHKIVEYPLVGTPGAVQLIGIDHARGVHAGGTDRRSDGYPIPE, encoded by the coding sequence ATGAATGGCGTTTATAAATCACATAGTCCTGTTCTCACTACAAAAGGACTTGTTGGGTCAGCATCTCCACTCGCTGGATCAATCGGTGCTCAGGTGATGAGAGAAGGGGGCAACGCTTTTGATGCTGCTGTAGCAGTGGCAGCGGCTGAAGCAGTGACATTGCCTATGATGTGCGGATTAGGAGGCGAAGTTTTTGCACTGCTCTACCATGCAAAATCAAATAAAATTTACGGGATTTCTGGGTCTGGGCGTGCACCTCTTGGGGCAACGAGGGAGTATTTTGTCGACCTTGGTTACGTAAAAATGCCACCTGACGGCCCATTGACACCTGCTGTTCCTGGCGAAGTACATGCTTGGCAAACCATTTTAGATAAATTTGGTACAAAGAGTTTGAGCGATCTACTTCAGCCAGCTATCGATCTGGCTGAGAACGGATTCCCTCTCCCGGTACGTTCAGCAAGTTACTTTGTGAAGCCTTTTTATGACAAATTAGCAAAGTACCCGTCTACGAAGAAAATATTCATTAAAGGAGACGGCTCTCCATATGAATTGGGTGACGTGTTGATTCAAAGGAACTTGGCTGATTCTCTAAGAAGAATTGCAGAGGGTGGCCCAGATGAATTTTATAAAGGTGCTCTTGCAAAAGAACTAGCAAAGGCCATTATCGAATCCGGTGGGTTGATTGACGAATCAGATTTAGCTAATCAAGAAACTATGCTTTATGAGAACCCGCCTTCAATTGAATTTCACGGACACACTGTGTATGCAACAGACTTACCATCACAGGGCGTATTGACACTAGAAATATTGAGCATCCTTGATGGATTTGATTTGGCAAAAATGGGACACAATACGCCCGAATCAATCCATACTATGATTGAAGCGAAACGTTTGGCATTTGCAGACCGTTTGGCTTATGTGGGGGACCCTGAGTTCGTTAAAGTTCCCATGGAAGAGTTACTGTCGAAGGAATATGCTGCAAGCAGGCGGGATCGTATTGATCCTCAGTCTATGGCAGAAATCGTTCCAGCCGGAGAATTGTTAAATTCGGCTTCCCCGAACCCTAGTACTTCATACTTTAATGTAATTGATAGTGAAGGCAACGCACTTTCATTCATTCATAGCCTGTCGCAATACTTCGGAAGTGGTTTTGTAGCAGGTGATACTGGCATCTTATTAAATGACCGAGCAGGGAGAGGTTTCTACTTAGATGAAGGGCATGTGAATGTGATTGCCCCGGGTAAGAAAACCATTAATACAATACATACATATATGGTATTCAAGGATGATAAGCCTGTGCTCGTTGGCGGTACGCCTGGTGGAGATAATCAGCCTCAGTGGAACGCACAAACTATTTCAAATGTGATTGACCACGGTATGGATGTTCAGGAAGCTGCAGATGCTCCAAGGTGGGCGCATTTCCCTGGTACGGACCCTCGTACAATTGATGAAGAGATGGTCTTACGAATGGAGGAAGGCTTCTCTTCCTCTATTAGATCAGAAATTGAAGAAAAAGGGCATAAAATAGTTGAATATCCATTGGTAGGTACCCCTGGAGCAGTGCAGCTTATTGGTATTGATCATGCTAGAGGTGTACATGCTGGAGGTACTGATCGAAGGTCAGACGGATATCCTATACCGGAGTAA